A genomic region of Alistipes megaguti contains the following coding sequences:
- a CDS encoding 4Fe-4S binding protein has protein sequence MKRKPNYLKHVLQWGVLAAIVVTVLWSTFADKAVDVEKYCPFGGLQAFGTYVVNNSLACSMSMLQIMMGLVLAVGVILFSKLFCGYLCPVGTVGEAMGRVGKKLHVQVEIRPGSIADRALRVVKYVLLFTILYNTLSSSELFCKQLDPYYAVATGFKGEIVLWMSITSLVLLLLGGFVVKMFWCKYICPLGAASNIFKFTWLLLAAAVVAWILGLTGVEGSWPWIIGATCLAAYLIEMIKLRSCTFPLMYVVRDAEACNGCGLCTKKCPYGIRVQDLGKVKHVDCTMCGQCISSCSQDALQFNGRRSLRWVPGILTVVLFAIALWLGNTLELPTIDEKWGDYEKVENLTTYEMQGLQTVKCYGSSKAFSAKMQTVPGVYGVKTYVRHHGVEILYDPAKTDTVKIQEAIFTPTMRKYAMPTADVPTLRVLQLGVEGLHDRMDMVYFGMVLQKIEGIYGFTSEFACPVAVTVYTDPSVTITEKQMAEAIDARELIIPMKEGEKTIPMHTVLKSFEWAGEVSREEFAQVMFREIEEMNGRFVANQEKWGDDAAFPKAVYEMEFPSIEKPLIRRTFPYFKSFLSCQDGITSLDFVLRDTVPVMRLHYVKSMWDDARIWKEIFQAEKWTLRMADGTFQESAPRLKFTVEGHTVEEPAAAAATK, from the coding sequence ATGAAAAGAAAACCCAATTACCTGAAACACGTGCTGCAATGGGGCGTTCTGGCCGCCATTGTGGTCACGGTGCTTTGGAGCACGTTTGCCGACAAGGCGGTTGACGTGGAGAAGTATTGTCCGTTCGGCGGACTGCAGGCCTTCGGCACCTATGTGGTCAACAATTCGCTGGCCTGCTCGATGTCGATGCTTCAGATCATGATGGGGCTGGTGCTGGCCGTCGGGGTGATCCTCTTCTCGAAACTCTTCTGCGGCTACCTCTGCCCGGTAGGTACCGTGGGTGAAGCGATGGGCCGCGTGGGCAAGAAGCTGCACGTACAGGTTGAGATCCGTCCGGGGAGCATTGCCGACCGCGCCTTGCGCGTCGTGAAATACGTGCTGCTGTTCACGATTCTCTACAACACGCTTTCGTCGAGCGAGCTGTTCTGCAAGCAGCTGGATCCCTACTACGCCGTGGCCACGGGCTTCAAGGGCGAGATCGTCCTCTGGATGTCCATCACGAGCCTTGTGCTGCTTCTGCTGGGCGGTTTTGTGGTGAAGATGTTCTGGTGCAAGTACATCTGCCCGCTGGGCGCCGCGAGCAACATCTTCAAGTTCACGTGGCTGCTGCTGGCCGCCGCGGTTGTAGCGTGGATTCTCGGACTGACGGGAGTCGAGGGAAGCTGGCCGTGGATCATCGGTGCAACGTGCCTGGCGGCCTACCTGATCGAGATGATCAAGCTGCGCAGCTGCACCTTCCCGCTGATGTACGTCGTGCGTGATGCGGAGGCCTGCAACGGGTGCGGACTCTGCACGAAGAAGTGCCCCTACGGGATCCGCGTGCAGGATCTCGGGAAGGTGAAGCATGTCGACTGTACGATGTGCGGACAGTGCATTTCGTCGTGTTCGCAGGATGCGCTTCAGTTCAACGGGCGGCGGTCGCTGCGCTGGGTGCCGGGTATTCTGACGGTGGTACTGTTTGCCATAGCGCTGTGGCTGGGCAACACGCTGGAACTTCCGACCATCGACGAGAAGTGGGGTGACTATGAGAAGGTCGAGAACCTGACGACCTACGAGATGCAGGGGCTGCAGACGGTGAAGTGCTACGGCTCGTCGAAGGCCTTCTCGGCCAAGATGCAGACGGTGCCGGGCGTCTATGGCGTGAAGACGTATGTCCGTCACCACGGCGTCGAGATTCTCTATGACCCGGCGAAGACCGATACGGTGAAGATCCAGGAGGCGATCTTTACGCCGACGATGCGCAAGTATGCCATGCCGACGGCCGATGTGCCGACGCTGCGGGTGCTGCAGTTGGGCGTTGAGGGGCTCCACGACCGGATGGACATGGTCTATTTCGGCATGGTGCTCCAGAAAATCGAGGGTATCTACGGCTTCACGTCGGAGTTTGCCTGCCCGGTAGCGGTGACGGTCTATACGGATCCGTCGGTGACGATTACCGAGAAGCAGATGGCCGAGGCAATCGATGCCAGGGAGCTGATCATTCCGATGAAGGAGGGTGAGAAGACGATCCCGATGCACACGGTGCTGAAGAGCTTCGAGTGGGCGGGAGAGGTTTCGCGCGAGGAGTTTGCCCAGGTGATGTTCCGCGAGATCGAGGAGATGAACGGACGCTTCGTGGCCAACCAGGAGAAGTGGGGCGACGATGCGGCCTTCCCGAAGGCGGTCTACGAGATGGAGTTCCCGAGCATCGAGAAGCCGCTTATCCGCCGTACGTTCCCCTATTTCAAGAGTTTTCTGTCGTGCCAGGATGGCATCACGTCGCTGGACTTCGTGCTTCGCGACACCGTACCGGTGATGCGACTGCACTACGTGAAGTCGATGTGGGACGATGCGCGGATCTGGAAGGAGATTTTCCAGGCCGAGAAGTGGACGCTTCGCATGGCCGACGGCACGTTCCAGGAGTCGGCACCGCGGCTGAAGTTCACGGTTGAGGGCCACACGGTCGAGGAACCGGCCGCCGCGGCAGCTACGAAGTAG
- a CDS encoding fimbrillin family protein has protein sequence MKRILTMAVAAAMVVACSKEESGSSGPMQLTIDPTITRATEVDFETGDAIGVTVTTAAEAYVTNRKFVYGSDSRFAGEESLLWYEDVNAPATLFAYYPYSDPAPSEFTVKADQGGDGYDASDLMTALKTGVYPTKNAVGMTFRHKMSRLVFTIDNETDFPVTQLVVTGTIGTAVIDAAANTVTVKSDAATQDITAREVTANSKYYALVVPQSAKFSVTVTTAEGTRSQSYSETELEGGKSYPVTVRVKPTNMEIVMDGPIEGWEDAEEIPTEGQGTSEAATVEWGGVKYKIVTLKDGRTWMAENLRYVPEGKSISSNPADGNGVWYPCNLDKEVDPDLAETNGLLYSYPVLLGLDGELTAENYNTKEGAQGICPDGWHIPTKDEWLKLAGAGVGGLSDPTAPYYDSAQSGASMVKLNEDGFNFSGCGYINANNATATPAYMASVSKADDTAYGMGYYAGSTAYQITYNTAGDAMSGIKNIQYFAAMITYNDTYNRVTVAYNSGFCGVPVRCIKDAE, from the coding sequence ATGAAAAGAATTCTGACGATGGCAGTGGCTGCTGCGATGGTGGTGGCCTGTTCGAAGGAGGAGAGCGGGTCTTCGGGTCCGATGCAGTTGACGATCGATCCGACGATCACGCGAGCCACGGAGGTGGATTTCGAGACGGGGGATGCGATTGGCGTAACGGTGACGACGGCAGCGGAGGCCTACGTGACCAACCGCAAGTTTGTCTACGGCAGTGACAGCCGCTTTGCGGGCGAGGAGAGTCTGCTGTGGTACGAAGATGTGAATGCCCCGGCGACGTTATTTGCCTACTATCCCTATTCGGATCCGGCACCTTCGGAGTTTACGGTGAAGGCAGACCAGGGAGGTGACGGCTACGATGCTTCGGACCTGATGACGGCCCTGAAGACGGGCGTCTACCCGACGAAGAATGCCGTGGGGATGACCTTCCGCCACAAGATGTCGCGTCTGGTCTTCACGATCGACAACGAGACGGACTTCCCGGTGACGCAGCTTGTGGTGACGGGGACGATCGGCACGGCCGTGATCGACGCCGCAGCCAATACGGTGACGGTCAAGTCGGATGCTGCGACGCAGGACATTACGGCGCGTGAGGTGACGGCCAATTCGAAGTACTACGCATTGGTAGTTCCGCAGTCGGCGAAGTTCAGCGTAACGGTGACGACGGCCGAGGGCACGCGCTCGCAGAGCTACAGCGAGACGGAACTTGAGGGCGGCAAGAGCTACCCGGTGACGGTCCGTGTCAAGCCGACCAACATGGAGATTGTGATGGATGGCCCGATCGAGGGCTGGGAGGATGCCGAAGAGATTCCGACCGAGGGTCAGGGTACGAGCGAAGCAGCCACGGTCGAGTGGGGCGGTGTGAAGTACAAGATCGTGACGCTGAAGGACGGCCGGACATGGATGGCCGAGAACCTGCGCTACGTACCCGAAGGCAAGAGCATTTCGAGCAATCCGGCCGATGGCAACGGCGTATGGTACCCGTGCAACCTGGACAAGGAGGTCGATCCGGATCTGGCCGAGACGAACGGCCTGTTGTACAGCTATCCGGTGCTGCTGGGTCTGGATGGCGAGCTGACGGCGGAGAACTACAATACGAAGGAGGGTGCTCAGGGTATCTGCCCCGACGGCTGGCACATCCCGACGAAGGATGAATGGTTGAAGCTGGCCGGAGCGGGCGTGGGCGGACTTTCCGATCCGACCGCACCCTATTATGATTCGGCCCAGAGCGGAGCCTCGATGGTCAAGCTTAACGAGGATGGCTTCAACTTCTCGGGCTGTGGTTATATCAACGCCAATAATGCGACTGCAACGCCTGCTTATATGGCGTCGGTATCCAAGGCTGATGATACGGCCTACGGTATGGGCTACTATGCCGGATCGACGGCCTACCAGATCACCTATAATACGGCAGGCGATGCGATGAGCGGCATCAAGAATATCCAGTATTTCGCGGCTATGATTACCTATAATGACACCTATAACCGCGTGACGGTCGCCTACAACAGCGGCTTCTGCGGAGTCCCGGTCCGTTGTATCAAGGATGCGGAGTAG
- a CDS encoding DUF6850 family outer membrane beta-barrel protein, with amino-acid sequence MRRIVTILLLIAATGAVAQDRFEETFRRNAWNGAVNAAGLRQDSVSHSYAEAYFTKKNGGLTDPSSSDNSWNAGVRTESIRHLNRISFAGGFNYDYFDGRNMCGSMFTVPGYYPVDIVEFTPGRKVRESYNFRAGLSAELTRRWLVGLNVSFEARNYAKRKDLRHKNTRLDFEFSPGVMYRSGRFAVGAAYIVGIDNEKIEAEEIGSTPESYQAFFDRGLRYGTLQLWESNDLHLTTSGVTGFPIRETTQGAGLQLQYGPLYVDAAYRNRQGRTGEGGAIWHEYDADLVTANGVLTLGEASDLHYVRLGMEWESLANRENILTYESVNGVSTPHLHGSTPIFGRKRLDLSAEYEWTTTRMDWRVGINHTDLNRESTLMYPQTRGQRLQWTMVWSTWLYRFGAWELTLAADFRRGGFSEREELGESPARPGEYPMQLTDFYNCENEYWTMPRVGAGAGVRRNIRRFYIDLSARYEHGFDVHYVSQPNRVRATLGVGYNF; translated from the coding sequence ATGAGACGGATTGTAACCATACTGCTTCTGATCGCCGCCACGGGAGCCGTGGCGCAGGATCGCTTTGAAGAGACCTTCCGGCGCAATGCGTGGAACGGGGCGGTCAACGCGGCGGGGCTTCGTCAGGACAGCGTGAGCCACTCCTACGCGGAGGCCTACTTCACGAAGAAGAACGGCGGGCTGACGGACCCTTCGTCGTCGGACAACAGCTGGAACGCCGGGGTGCGTACGGAATCGATCCGCCACCTGAACCGGATTTCGTTTGCCGGCGGCTTCAACTACGACTATTTCGACGGCCGGAACATGTGCGGGTCGATGTTTACCGTCCCGGGCTACTATCCGGTTGATATCGTGGAGTTCACGCCGGGACGGAAGGTTCGTGAGAGCTATAACTTCCGTGCGGGGCTTTCTGCCGAGCTGACCCGGCGGTGGCTGGTGGGACTGAACGTCTCGTTCGAGGCGCGCAACTACGCCAAGCGCAAGGACCTCCGCCACAAGAACACGCGTCTGGACTTCGAGTTTTCGCCGGGCGTGATGTATCGTTCGGGACGTTTTGCCGTGGGTGCGGCCTATATCGTCGGGATCGACAACGAGAAGATCGAGGCCGAGGAGATCGGCTCAACGCCGGAATCGTACCAGGCCTTTTTTGACCGGGGACTTCGCTACGGAACGCTGCAGTTGTGGGAGAGCAACGACCTTCACCTGACGACGTCGGGCGTGACGGGCTTCCCGATCCGCGAGACGACCCAGGGTGCGGGGCTCCAGCTTCAGTACGGTCCTCTCTACGTGGATGCGGCCTACCGCAACCGGCAGGGGCGCACGGGCGAGGGCGGTGCGATCTGGCACGAATACGATGCCGATCTGGTGACGGCAAACGGTGTGCTGACCCTCGGCGAGGCGTCCGACCTCCACTACGTACGACTCGGTATGGAGTGGGAGTCGCTTGCCAACCGCGAGAACATCCTCACCTATGAGTCGGTCAACGGCGTTTCGACCCCTCACCTGCACGGCTCGACGCCGATTTTCGGACGCAAGCGGCTCGACCTGAGCGCCGAATACGAATGGACGACGACACGCATGGACTGGCGTGTGGGTATAAACCATACGGATCTGAACCGCGAGTCGACGCTGATGTACCCGCAGACGCGGGGTCAGCGGCTGCAGTGGACGATGGTCTGGAGTACGTGGCTTTACCGCTTCGGGGCGTGGGAGCTGACCCTTGCGGCTGATTTCCGGCGGGGCGGTTTCAGCGAACGGGAGGAACTGGGCGAGTCGCCGGCCCGGCCGGGTGAATACCCGATGCAGCTGACCGACTTCTACAACTGCGAGAACGAATACTGGACGATGCCGCGGGTTGGGGCCGGAGCGGGCGTGCGGCGCAACATCCGGCGGTTCTATATCGACCTGTCGGCGCGCTACGAGCATGGATTTGACGTGCATTACGTGTCGCAACCCAACCGGGTTCGGGCGACACTGGGCGTAGGATATAATTTTTAA